One Phocaeicola dorei genomic region harbors:
- the gcvT gene encoding glycine cleavage system aminomethyltransferase GcvT → MKTTPFTETHIALGAKMHEFAGYNMPIEYSGIIDEHLTVCNAVGVFDVSHMGEFWVKGLNALEFLQQVTSNNVATLPVGKAQYTCFPNEEGGIVDDLLVYHYESEKYLLVVNAANIEKDWNWCVSHNTVSAELENASDHMAQLAIQGPKAMEVLQKLTPVDLSEIPYYAFTTGEFAGQKDVIISNTGYTGAGGFELYFYPEAGQAIWKAIFEAGAPEGIKPIGLGARDTLRLEMGFCLYGNDLSDTTSPLEAGLGWITKFVEGKNFISRALLEKQKAEGLKRKLIAFEMVDRGIPRHGYELVNADGEKIGEVTSGTMSPMRKIGIGMGYVQTAYTALGTEIFIDVRGRKLKAVIVKAPFRK, encoded by the coding sequence ATGAAAACAACTCCGTTTACCGAAACACACATTGCCTTGGGGGCGAAAATGCACGAATTTGCAGGTTATAATATGCCTATTGAATATTCGGGAATTATTGATGAACACCTTACAGTATGTAATGCCGTAGGTGTTTTTGACGTATCCCATATGGGTGAATTTTGGGTAAAAGGTCTTAATGCGTTGGAGTTTTTGCAGCAAGTGACTTCAAACAATGTAGCAACTTTGCCTGTCGGTAAAGCGCAATATACTTGTTTCCCTAATGAGGAGGGAGGTATTGTTGATGACCTGTTGGTATATCACTATGAATCCGAAAAATACTTGTTGGTGGTAAATGCAGCCAATATTGAGAAAGACTGGAACTGGTGTGTCAGTCATAACACAGTGAGTGCGGAATTGGAAAATGCATCCGACCATATGGCACAGCTTGCTATTCAGGGACCGAAGGCTATGGAAGTTTTGCAAAAACTGACTCCGGTCGACTTGTCCGAAATTCCTTATTATGCTTTTACCACAGGTGAGTTCGCCGGTCAGAAAGATGTGATTATTTCGAATACCGGTTATACCGGTGCAGGTGGTTTCGAGCTTTATTTTTATCCCGAAGCCGGTCAGGCTATCTGGAAAGCAATTTTTGAAGCAGGTGCTCCTGAAGGGATTAAACCTATCGGACTAGGGGCTCGTGATACATTACGTTTGGAAATGGGCTTTTGCCTGTATGGTAATGATTTGAGTGATACCACTTCTCCGTTGGAAGCAGGATTGGGCTGGATTACTAAGTTTGTTGAAGGAAAGAATTTCATTTCACGCGCTTTACTTGAAAAGCAGAAAGCCGAAGGATTGAAACGCAAGCTGATTGCTTTTGAAATGGTAGACCGTGGTATTCCCCGTCATGGTTATGAACTGGTAAATGCTGATGGAGAGAAAATAGGTGAAGTAACTAGTGGTACCATGTCTCCAATGCGTAAGATTGGTATTGGTATGGGATATGTTCAGACCGCTTACACAGCATTAGGTACTGAAATATTTATTGATGTGCGCGGACGCAAACTGAAAGCTGTAATAGTAAAGGCCCCGTTCAGAAAATAA
- the pepT gene encoding peptidase T, producing MTVIERFLKYVSFDTQSDENSGVTPSTPKQMVFAQYLKSELEQLGFQEISLDENGYLFATWPANTDKPVPAIGFIAHMDTSPDMTGAGVTPRIVYGYDGTDIVLCEEDNVILSPKQFPELLDHKGEDLIVTNGKTLLGADDKAGIAEIISAMVYLKEHPEIKHGKIRVGFNPDEEIGLGAHKFDVERFGCEWAYTMDGGEVGELEFENFNAASAKVIIKGRNVHPGYAKDKMINSLRVANEFVALLPTDEVPECTDGYQGFYHLIGMTGEVEQTTISYIIRDHDRAKFEACKENMKKWAEIINKKYGEGTVTLELKDQYYNMREKIEPVMHIIDVAFKAMEEAGVTPKVKAIRGGTDGAQLSFKGLPCPNIFAGGLNFHGRYEFVPIQSIEKAMKVVVKIAELVAR from the coding sequence ATGACGGTAATAGAACGATTTTTAAAATATGTAAGCTTCGACACTCAGTCTGATGAGAATAGCGGAGTTACCCCTAGTACGCCGAAGCAGATGGTGTTTGCGCAATATTTAAAATCAGAATTGGAACAATTGGGTTTTCAGGAAATTTCTTTGGATGAGAATGGTTATCTGTTTGCTACATGGCCGGCCAATACGGATAAACCGGTTCCTGCCATCGGATTTATTGCACACATGGATACCAGTCCCGATATGACGGGTGCAGGAGTCACCCCACGCATTGTCTATGGTTATGATGGGACAGATATTGTATTGTGTGAAGAAGACAACGTTATACTTTCTCCCAAGCAATTTCCCGAATTGTTGGATCATAAAGGGGAGGATCTTATTGTAACTAACGGCAAGACATTGTTGGGAGCTGATGATAAGGCGGGCATTGCTGAAATTATCTCAGCTATGGTATATCTGAAAGAACATCCTGAAATCAAGCATGGAAAAATTCGTGTGGGATTTAATCCTGATGAAGAAATAGGCTTGGGTGCACATAAATTTGATGTGGAGAGATTCGGATGCGAGTGGGCATATACGATGGATGGTGGTGAAGTAGGGGAGTTGGAGTTTGAAAACTTTAATGCCGCTTCTGCAAAAGTGATTATTAAAGGACGTAACGTACATCCGGGATACGCTAAGGATAAAATGATCAACTCTTTGCGTGTAGCTAATGAGTTTGTGGCTTTACTGCCTACGGACGAAGTGCCTGAGTGTACTGATGGTTATCAGGGATTCTATCATTTGATTGGCATGACGGGTGAAGTAGAGCAGACTACTATCTCTTATATAATCCGTGATCATGACCGTGCCAAGTTTGAGGCATGCAAGGAAAATATGAAAAAATGGGCGGAAATCATCAATAAGAAATATGGAGAAGGTACCGTTACCTTGGAACTGAAAGATCAGTATTACAATATGCGTGAGAAAATTGAGCCGGTGATGCATATCATTGATGTCGCTTTCAAGGCTATGGAAGAGGCGGGCGTGACACCTAAGGTGAAGGCTATCCGCGGCGGAACGGATGGCGCACAACTTTCATTCAAAGGATTGCCTTGTCCCAATATTTTTGCCGGTGGCTTGAATTTTCATGGCAGATATGAGTTCGTGCCAATCCAGTCTATTGAGAAAGCTATGAAAGTAGTGGTGAAAATTGCTGAGTTGGTGGCAAGATAA
- a CDS encoding amidophosphoribosyltransferase: MGGFFGTVSKAECVTDLFYGTDYNSHLGTKRGGLATYAQGEGFMRSIHNLESSYFRTKFESELPKFKGSSGIGIISDTDPQPIVINSHLGKFAIVTVAKINNITELECDLLAANMHFSEMSLGKTNQTELIALLIVQGKNFVDGIENVFNKIKGSCSMLILTEDGIIAARDKWGRTPIVIGKKEGAYAATSESSSLPNLDYEIEKYVGPGEIIRLRADGMEQMRKPNEGMQICSFLWVYYGFPVSCYEGKNVEEVRFMSGYKMGQKDDSEVDCACGIPDSGVGMALGYAEGKGIPYHRAIAKYTPTWPRSFTPANQEMRSLVAKMKLIPNRAMLEGKRVLFCDDSIVRGTQLRDNVKILFDYGAKEVHMRIACPPLIYGCPFIGFTSSKSDLELITRRMIKEIEGDENKNLEKYATTDSPEYKKMVQMIADRFGLSSLKFNTLETLVEAIGLPKCKVCTHCFDGSSCF, translated from the coding sequence TGGTTTGGCTACGTATGCTCAAGGAGAGGGCTTTATGCGCTCTATCCACAATTTGGAGAGCTCTTATTTCCGTACGAAGTTTGAATCTGAACTTCCAAAGTTCAAAGGGAGTTCGGGTATCGGCATTATCAGTGATACGGACCCGCAGCCTATCGTGATAAACTCGCATCTAGGCAAGTTCGCCATCGTCACAGTAGCTAAAATCAATAACATTACGGAATTGGAATGCGACTTGTTGGCGGCTAATATGCACTTTTCTGAAATGAGTCTTGGCAAGACGAACCAGACAGAACTGATAGCATTGCTTATTGTGCAAGGAAAAAATTTTGTAGATGGTATCGAGAATGTTTTTAATAAAATCAAAGGATCATGCTCCATGCTGATATTGACGGAAGATGGTATTATAGCAGCACGTGACAAATGGGGGCGTACTCCGATTGTAATAGGTAAAAAAGAGGGTGCGTATGCTGCGACAAGTGAATCAAGCAGTTTGCCGAATCTGGATTATGAAATAGAGAAATATGTAGGACCGGGCGAAATTATTCGCTTGCGTGCCGATGGAATGGAACAAATGCGCAAGCCGAACGAAGGAATGCAGATTTGTTCTTTTTTGTGGGTATATTATGGATTTCCGGTTTCATGTTATGAAGGAAAAAATGTAGAGGAAGTACGTTTTATGAGTGGTTATAAAATGGGGCAGAAGGACGATTCGGAAGTTGATTGTGCCTGCGGTATTCCTGATTCGGGGGTAGGTATGGCATTGGGGTATGCTGAAGGTAAAGGAATTCCTTATCATCGTGCTATTGCCAAGTACACACCTACCTGGCCTCGTAGTTTCACTCCTGCCAATCAGGAAATGCGTTCACTGGTAGCAAAAATGAAGCTGATACCTAATCGCGCAATGCTGGAAGGTAAGCGCGTGTTGTTTTGTGACGATTCTATAGTGCGTGGGACCCAGCTTCGTGATAATGTGAAAATTTTATTTGATTATGGTGCTAAAGAGGTTCATATGCGCATTGCTTGTCCGCCATTGATTTATGGATGTCCTTTCATTGGTTTCACTTCTTCAAAAAGTGATTTGGAACTGATTACCCGCCGGATGATTAAGGAGATTGAAGGCGATGAAAATAAGAATCTGGAAAAATATGCAACAACAGATTCGCCGGAATATAAGAAGATGGTACAAATGATTGCCGACCGCTTTGGTCTGAGTTCGTTGAAGTTCAATACTTTGGAAACTTTGGTAGAAGCGATAGGATTACCAAAATGTAAGGTATGTACCCATTGTTTTGATGGCTCCAGTTGCTTCTAA